Proteins encoded by one window of Candidatus Zixiibacteriota bacterium:
- a CDS encoding DNA methyltransferase: MNRELDLIAADTHETIELQSKAEGHKLKPVNPITSPVLAQAHTAIYKMHRYYARRPHNVFSRLIKEYTNPSDIVLDPFCGGGVTVVEGLKLRRKVVGVDLNPLATWITQVECEPIDIDVFTELFAKWYDECKKAISPLFGSECPKCLTVSAASWFEWSNVIICPHCEVENVLAISKKLRAGVFECFNKRCRAKLKPSKCIRKDDRMIATFLDCSKCGYKGRADSSTYDVEKFDKLVKSESRIIHNKGLDIPQDEFPDMDRARDDNIFGKGIKYFKDFMTVRQRLAMAMAKKYLPQDSKKPNEINALNHLFSGTLRFTNKFVFQSAGWQSGKPIEWAGHNYWLPFQYVELNPIAPIQRRYLAIKSGKNEQRKLIGTFYKSPRTRTPWKELQNGATCWLLTQSSHKINMPDASIDAIITDPPFGGNVQYGELSDFYLVWVKDLLGLKGLSDKSQEAIETRHQGFDGAKDRKFYEETLYRIFKECRRVIKPDGWMVMTFHNRDLGVWMSLHRAALRAGFRLPLESESATRGMVYQPPVENYQQTIHQRAAGSMLGDFILSFKPVDVPTSIESVRAQLSSNEEKDLQNKAAGIIQHHGGADETTLMTGLIPFMHEKSILHRIARYDLKFLLSNGPFTFIPKEKKWFTNDMLDGGTTLKPMDVIPAEALVQDIVFSFLTEHKQATMDELLVSIYSQLVNSHRPQISTVDKVVSKYCKKKKVKGEKRELYVWNPSTRTPSQHLTAKSSQISMGLQLTPMRDHNSIIENLAVRFKKKGLDTHVGMTEQRKSPILRALSLTLSGLELGLPPKAFKVIREIDLIALQDHTMIAAIEVATSISTFNKAINDRFRNILQVAPNLRVSLNVIVNDEDHKKASEELYSPANIKSGLSGRVKLFKTSQLASTDILELLTENRNVKSS, encoded by the coding sequence GTGAATCGAGAACTGGATCTCATCGCCGCCGATACTCATGAAACAATAGAGCTTCAATCGAAGGCAGAAGGTCACAAACTAAAGCCAGTCAATCCCATCACAAGTCCGGTTCTGGCACAAGCCCACACCGCCATTTATAAAATGCATCGCTACTACGCACGGCGGCCACACAATGTTTTCTCACGCCTCATTAAGGAATACACAAACCCTTCTGATATAGTACTTGACCCTTTTTGTGGGGGAGGAGTTACGGTCGTAGAGGGCCTAAAACTTCGTAGAAAAGTGGTCGGTGTAGACTTGAACCCTCTTGCAACATGGATAACACAAGTAGAGTGCGAACCTATCGATATTGATGTTTTCACAGAACTATTTGCGAAATGGTACGATGAATGCAAGAAAGCAATCAGCCCTCTGTTTGGTTCTGAATGTCCAAAGTGCCTCACGGTTTCAGCGGCTTCTTGGTTTGAGTGGTCAAATGTCATAATATGCCCTCATTGCGAGGTCGAAAACGTGCTTGCGATTAGCAAGAAACTCAGGGCGGGAGTTTTCGAATGCTTCAATAAGCGTTGCAGGGCTAAGCTAAAACCCAGTAAATGCATTAGAAAAGACGATAGGATGATTGCGACATTTTTAGATTGTAGCAAGTGCGGATACAAGGGGCGAGCGGACTCATCAACTTACGACGTAGAGAAATTCGATAAATTAGTAAAATCAGAATCCAGAATTATTCATAATAAAGGCTTAGATATTCCGCAGGATGAATTTCCTGATATGGATCGCGCGAGAGATGACAATATTTTCGGCAAAGGAATTAAATACTTTAAAGATTTTATGACCGTACGTCAACGATTAGCGATGGCAATGGCCAAGAAATATCTTCCGCAAGATTCCAAAAAACCCAATGAAATAAACGCTTTGAATCATCTCTTTTCAGGAACACTTCGATTCACAAATAAATTTGTTTTTCAAAGTGCTGGCTGGCAGAGTGGAAAACCGATTGAGTGGGCCGGACACAATTATTGGTTGCCTTTTCAGTATGTGGAGCTAAATCCTATTGCCCCGATTCAGAGAAGATATTTGGCTATTAAATCTGGAAAGAACGAACAAAGAAAGCTTATCGGCACTTTCTACAAGTCTCCGAGAACCCGTACACCTTGGAAAGAATTACAAAATGGAGCAACATGCTGGCTACTCACGCAATCAAGCCATAAGATCAACATGCCGGATGCTTCCATCGATGCGATAATTACTGACCCACCGTTCGGTGGGAATGTGCAGTACGGTGAATTGTCAGATTTTTACCTTGTATGGGTTAAGGATTTATTAGGGCTAAAGGGACTTTCCGACAAGTCACAAGAAGCAATAGAAACACGGCATCAGGGATTTGATGGTGCAAAAGATCGAAAATTCTACGAGGAGACTTTATATAGGATTTTTAAAGAGTGCCGACGCGTAATAAAGCCAGACGGATGGATGGTTATGACTTTCCACAATCGTGATCTGGGTGTTTGGATGTCCCTTCATAGAGCCGCACTCCGCGCGGGATTCCGCCTTCCTTTAGAATCTGAAAGTGCTACAAGGGGAATGGTTTATCAACCGCCCGTTGAGAATTATCAACAGACAATCCACCAGAGAGCGGCCGGCTCAATGCTTGGAGACTTCATACTTTCCTTTAAGCCGGTCGATGTTCCGACATCAATAGAGAGCGTCAGAGCACAGTTGAGTTCAAATGAAGAAAAAGATTTACAAAACAAAGCTGCAGGCATTATCCAACACCATGGGGGTGCTGATGAGACGACATTAATGACTGGCCTTATTCCGTTTATGCATGAAAAATCAATACTCCACCGAATCGCTAGATATGATTTAAAGTTTCTTCTCTCTAACGGACCTTTCACTTTTATACCGAAAGAGAAAAAATGGTTTACTAACGATATGTTGGATGGTGGGACTACCTTGAAGCCAATGGATGTAATCCCTGCAGAAGCTCTAGTTCAGGATATTGTCTTCAGTTTTCTTACTGAACACAAGCAAGCCACAATGGACGAGTTGTTGGTGTCTATTTATAGCCAGCTTGTAAATTCTCATCGACCTCAAATCAGTACAGTGGATAAAGTTGTTTCCAAATACTGCAAAAAGAAAAAAGTTAAGGGCGAAAAAAGAGAACTTTATGTTTGGAATCCGTCAACTCGAACACCTTCGCAACACTTAACTGCCAAGAGTTCTCAAATCTCAATGGGACTTCAACTCACGCCAATGCGCGACCACAATTCCATAATCGAGAATTTGGCCGTTCGGTTCAAGAAGAAGGGATTGGACACGCACGTCGGAATGACTGAGCAACGCAAATCGCCGATTCTCAGAGCATTAAGCTTAACTTTAAGTGGGTTGGAACTTGGGTTACCACCAAAGGCTTTTAAGGTGATTAGAGAAATAGATTTGATTGCATTGCAAGACCACACAATGATTGCGGCTATTGAGGTCGCTACTTCAATTTCTACATTCAACAAAGCAATAAATGATCGCTTTCGAAATATCCTCCAAGTTGCTCCTAACTTGCGCGTAAGTCTAAATGTCATTGTTAATGATGAAGATCACAAAAAGGCTTCCGAGGAGTTATACTCACCTGCCAACATTAAGTCCGGACTTTCTGGCCGCGTCAAACTTTTTAAGACGAGCCAACTAGCAAGTACGGATATATTAGAATTACTAACTGAGAACCGAAACGTAAAATCAAGTTGA
- a CDS encoding DNA-3-methyladenine glycosylase 2 family protein encodes MIYSDCLIYLSKKDAVLRRIIKELPPLTFKKKRGGFDAIVKIITGQQLSGKAAESIFNRLRALNNGKPLTPEFVDRIADTTLREAGLSTAKIIAVRALIEKIASKELRIYRFSKMTDEEITEAITQVKGLGPWSAQMYLMFVLHRPDVFPINDLGIKRSVQRLYEVEATVDELIALSDKWRPHRTTAAWYLWHSLANRP; translated from the coding sequence ATGATATATTCAGACTGTCTGATTTACCTCTCGAAGAAAGATGCGGTGCTTCGCAGAATCATTAAAGAACTGCCGCCGCTCACATTCAAAAAGAAACGCGGCGGGTTCGACGCCATTGTCAAAATCATCACCGGACAACAATTGTCCGGCAAAGCGGCTGAGTCTATTTTTAACAGACTTCGCGCGCTCAACAATGGAAAACCGCTCACTCCAGAGTTTGTCGACAGGATTGCAGACACGACACTGCGCGAAGCCGGCCTGTCGACTGCAAAAATAATCGCGGTTCGAGCGTTGATAGAAAAGATAGCATCCAAAGAACTTCGGATCTATCGTTTTTCTAAAATGACGGACGAAGAAATAACCGAAGCCATCACCCAGGTCAAAGGGCTTGGGCCGTGGAGTGCGCAGATGTATCTCATGTTTGTGCTTCACCGTCCCGATGTTTTTCCCATCAATGATTTGGGCATCAAGCGCTCGGTTCAAAGACTCTATGAAGTCGAGGCGACAGTCGATGAGCTTATTGCCCTGAGCGATAAATGGCGTCCGCATCGAACGACTGCGGCCTGGTATCTCTGGCATTCTCTCGCGAACAGACCATAA
- a CDS encoding sigma-54 dependent transcriptional regulator has translation MAKQKIKILVIDDDPKIAWLLSEGLSTSFEFLSARDGIEGIQMVSTEKPDLILLDIKMPGMTGLEVLEKLNRQENRPDVIMISGHGDTKYVVESMKLGAAEFIPKPFDVKEVEIHLNVALDRIRMKSEIGQLKKELQSRTNYNGFIGDSEPMTRVKSIIEQVADSELTVLIRGESGTGKEIAARSLHELSSRRDQEFVKVNCAAIPRDLLEAELFGYEKGAFTGAHKNKQGRFELANKGTIFLDEIGDMPMELQSKLLQVLEQQEFVRVGGIHNIHVDVRIICATNRNLELAIKEQGFRDDLFYRLNEITLFLPPLRQRPEDIPFLVNHFIKKYNKQYEKEYPAVSNDTIQHLVSFRWPGNVRQLENMIKQVVVRGDEAIIIELIELAGAGLHSMPIYADVRQPVHVYAADGNAATEVRGDDYSLKNRVGKTIANEERKLIAEVLNKTNWNRRKAADLLDISYRSLLYKIKDYNLNSTK, from the coding sequence ATGGCCAAACAAAAAATTAAGATACTCGTCATAGACGATGACCCCAAAATCGCTTGGCTCCTCTCCGAAGGGCTGTCCACATCATTTGAGTTTCTTTCAGCCCGTGATGGCATCGAAGGCATTCAAATGGTCTCAACCGAAAAGCCGGACCTGATACTTCTCGATATCAAAATGCCGGGCATGACAGGCCTTGAGGTTCTCGAAAAACTCAACCGCCAGGAAAATAGACCCGATGTTATAATGATCTCCGGCCATGGAGACACAAAATATGTGGTCGAATCGATGAAACTTGGAGCGGCGGAATTCATCCCGAAACCGTTCGATGTCAAGGAAGTCGAAATACACCTCAACGTCGCACTTGACCGCATACGCATGAAAAGCGAAATCGGACAGCTCAAAAAAGAACTCCAATCGCGCACTAATTACAACGGATTTATCGGTGATTCCGAGCCGATGACCCGAGTGAAGAGTATCATCGAACAGGTTGCAGATTCCGAACTGACGGTCCTGATTCGCGGCGAATCGGGCACAGGTAAGGAAATTGCCGCTCGGTCACTCCATGAGCTTTCATCGCGTCGTGACCAGGAATTTGTCAAAGTCAACTGCGCCGCAATTCCAAGAGATTTGCTTGAAGCGGAACTCTTCGGATATGAAAAAGGAGCCTTCACCGGCGCCCACAAGAACAAGCAGGGACGTTTTGAGCTTGCCAACAAAGGGACCATCTTCCTCGATGAAATCGGCGATATGCCTATGGAACTGCAATCCAAACTCCTCCAGGTCCTTGAACAACAGGAATTTGTTCGGGTTGGCGGGATACACAATATCCATGTCGATGTCCGGATTATATGCGCGACAAACAGGAATCTGGAGCTTGCCATAAAAGAGCAGGGCTTCCGCGATGATTTATTCTACCGTCTAAATGAGATCACCCTCTTTCTCCCGCCGCTCCGGCAGCGACCCGAGGATATTCCTTTTCTTGTCAACCATTTCATCAAGAAGTACAACAAGCAGTACGAAAAAGAATATCCCGCCGTCTCAAATGATACAATACAGCACCTCGTCTCATTCCGCTGGCCCGGAAATGTGCGTCAGTTGGAAAATATGATAAAACAGGTAGTCGTGCGTGGAGACGAAGCGATAATTATCGAACTAATAGAATTAGCCGGAGCCGGTCTTCATTCCATGCCGATTTATGCGGATGTTCGCCAGCCAGTCCATGTCTATGCAGCAGATGGCAATGCCGCCACCGAAGTACGCGGCGATGACTATTCGCTGAAAAATCGGGTCGGAAAGACAATCGCCAACGAAGAAAGAAAACTTATCGCTGAAGTTCTAAATAAGACTAACTGGAACCGGCGTAAAGCCGCCGATTTGCTCGATATTAGCTATCGTTCTCTCCTCTATAAGATCAAAGATTACAACCTCAATTCCACCAAGTAA
- a CDS encoding response regulator, translated as MASFEKILIIDDEKGMCDSLSVLLQGDGYKVETFQVPSKAIERIRAEKVDLVITDIKMPDMSGLDILKAVKEQDEGIPVIFMTGYGSLDTAIHAVSQGADDYLLKPVEFTYLLFAVNRALDKRRSELARFRLLEELKLSNLILNRRVGELNALYEAGKSIGSSINLNDLLRQIVTLAATVTEAQIGSIMLLDERKEFLKIAAAIGLENDIILNTRLPIGASISGYVAKTGEALMVANVENDDRFRRMNRDKYGAASLLCTPLKIKNNVLGVINMANKQDGQQFTDDDLRLLTTFASQAAVAVDDAYEFEKSRRRLVEFEILQEMSNELPVMDSLVRFRTTLVDKLRRVFPIDYAVWFSWNAATGILSPDSSIGETDLPQTDSGKIDISKAQRSQINLTQLEIDSLDLTDLQSLSAFIGEKISERSQYPKPDRAYMAIPTLRNGELAYLFYFGSESERTYSDEDMSLARLVVSQSALLFEKEKTLLNATRLITMGNMISEISHDLRKPLTSFSGGLQILKQRWPEICDNSDFFKTAEEEVHRMNELVRELVDFSNPNKYETTKFDLRHTISRSAELVAPDLRKGKVKFEAVFDDSSWEVIANKNQILEMFLNLFINAIDAMPKGGSLTVVGCQERPDHKKEDYLAVKVIDTGVGIKKEHLSQVFDRYYTTKETGTGLGLVVVERIISAHNGTLKVESSEGIGTTFTVYFPLQH; from the coding sequence ATGGCTTCGTTTGAAAAAATCCTGATTATCGACGACGAAAAGGGGATGTGCGATTCCCTTTCCGTTCTCCTGCAGGGGGATGGTTATAAAGTCGAAACCTTTCAGGTTCCCTCCAAAGCAATCGAACGTATCCGAGCAGAAAAAGTCGACTTGGTCATAACCGATATTAAAATGCCCGACATGAGCGGGCTTGATATTTTGAAAGCCGTCAAAGAACAGGACGAAGGCATCCCTGTTATATTCATGACCGGCTATGGTTCGCTCGATACCGCAATCCATGCCGTCTCTCAGGGAGCGGATGATTATCTCTTAAAACCGGTTGAGTTTACTTACCTGCTCTTTGCAGTAAATAGAGCGTTGGACAAACGACGCAGTGAGCTTGCCCGATTTCGCCTTCTGGAAGAACTAAAGCTGTCCAACCTTATCCTCAATCGAAGAGTGGGGGAACTCAACGCGCTGTATGAGGCCGGCAAATCTATCGGGTCCTCGATTAATCTCAATGATTTGCTCCGTCAGATTGTCACCCTTGCCGCGACTGTCACCGAGGCGCAGATCGGCTCGATCATGCTCCTTGACGAGCGCAAAGAGTTTTTGAAAATCGCCGCGGCTATTGGACTTGAAAACGACATTATTCTTAACACCCGCCTGCCGATTGGGGCATCTATATCTGGATATGTCGCCAAAACGGGCGAGGCCCTCATGGTTGCCAATGTCGAAAATGATGACCGCTTTCGCCGTATGAATCGTGACAAGTACGGTGCCGCCTCGCTGCTGTGCACGCCTCTAAAGATTAAAAATAACGTTCTTGGCGTCATCAATATGGCCAATAAACAGGACGGTCAGCAATTCACCGACGATGACCTCCGTTTGCTTACAACTTTCGCATCCCAGGCCGCGGTTGCTGTAGACGATGCCTACGAATTCGAGAAGAGCCGCCGACGTCTGGTTGAATTTGAAATCCTTCAGGAAATGTCAAATGAACTTCCGGTCATGGATTCGCTGGTGCGTTTTCGGACAACACTTGTTGATAAGCTCCGTCGCGTGTTTCCAATTGACTACGCCGTTTGGTTCAGTTGGAATGCCGCGACCGGAATCCTCAGTCCCGATAGCTCAATCGGCGAAACAGATTTGCCACAAACCGATAGCGGCAAGATCGATATATCAAAAGCCCAGCGGAGTCAGATAAACTTGACACAATTGGAAATCGACTCGCTCGACCTGACCGATCTTCAGTCACTATCCGCTTTTATTGGCGAGAAAATATCCGAGCGCTCGCAGTATCCAAAGCCCGATCGCGCCTATATGGCCATTCCGACTCTTCGAAATGGAGAGCTTGCGTATCTATTCTATTTCGGTTCGGAAAGCGAGCGGACATACAGCGACGAAGACATGTCTCTGGCGCGGCTGGTAGTTTCTCAATCGGCGCTCCTATTTGAAAAAGAGAAGACACTTCTCAATGCGACCCGCCTTATCACCATGGGGAATATGATTTCTGAAATTTCACATGACCTACGTAAACCGCTCACCTCTTTCAGCGGCGGCCTCCAGATTCTGAAACAACGCTGGCCGGAGATTTGTGACAATTCCGATTTCTTTAAAACTGCTGAGGAAGAAGTTCATCGGATGAATGAGCTTGTCCGTGAGCTTGTTGACTTTTCCAATCCAAACAAATATGAGACGACTAAATTTGACCTCAGACATACTATTTCACGCTCCGCGGAACTTGTCGCGCCAGATCTCCGCAAGGGCAAGGTCAAGTTTGAAGCCGTATTCGATGACTCAAGTTGGGAGGTCATTGCCAATAAAAATCAAATTTTGGAGATGTTTCTCAATTTGTTTATTAATGCCATCGATGCCATGCCCAAAGGAGGCTCGCTGACCGTCGTGGGATGTCAGGAGCGGCCTGATCACAAAAAAGAGGATTATCTTGCGGTAAAAGTAATCGACACCGGTGTTGGCATCAAAAAAGAACACCTCTCACAGGTCTTCGACCGTTATTACACAACCAAAGAAACCGGCACCGGACTCGGACTTGTGGTCGTGGAGCGTATCATTTCTGCCCACAACGGCACCCTTAAAGTTGAATCATCTGAGGGAATAGGTACAACTTTTACCGTTTATTTCCCGCTCCAACATTAA
- a CDS encoding ATP-binding protein: MSELSRKKKALPVRTTAKSTATKPAKETTIKAVATLEKELEEKVRLLSDTNRQLKRKIFDLYTVFEISRNINSVLEYQTLLDSFIFTCLGQVGVAKGAIFLSREGHKDKFFLAKAKGSGEFPDTDEHFVTSSRLTDYLTRLNRPILVDELTGELVTPSEHSILSRFPSGVIVPLIYKSKLSGIFAMADKISSGVFSTDDLEFLSVLANQIAVAIENALLFEGVNTATRLLRETQHQLLQTEKLAALGEMSARVAHEVNNPLGIIQNYVLLMRRTNERNAQAQMYADIISGEIDRIARIVRQLLQMHRPEATQFMTLNLTAEVDTILNLMERPLAMGLIETIRAYNAQPVYIKGDSEQLKQVFLNLIINARDAMPDSGKLTVGIESGEDNITLSFQDTGTGIPPELVPRIFEPFFTTKEASKGTGLGLSVCYGIIKNHNGSITFSNMNFGGRIDIVLPRVKE, translated from the coding sequence ATGAGCGAACTCTCTAGAAAAAAAAAGGCGTTGCCAGTCAGGACTACAGCCAAATCGACGGCAACCAAACCTGCAAAAGAGACGACAATCAAAGCCGTTGCGACTCTTGAAAAAGAACTCGAAGAAAAAGTCCGGCTTCTCAGCGACACTAATCGCCAGTTGAAACGAAAAATATTTGACCTTTATACTGTCTTCGAAATCAGCCGAAATATTAATTCGGTCTTGGAATACCAAACACTGCTCGACAGTTTTATTTTCACCTGTCTGGGACAGGTCGGCGTGGCAAAAGGGGCTATCTTCTTGTCCCGAGAAGGGCATAAGGACAAATTCTTCCTTGCCAAGGCCAAAGGGTCAGGGGAATTCCCTGACACAGATGAGCATTTTGTTACGTCGTCGCGACTTACAGATTACTTAACCCGTCTCAACAGACCGATTCTGGTTGATGAATTGACAGGGGAACTGGTGACGCCATCTGAGCATTCCATTCTGAGCCGGTTTCCATCGGGTGTCATCGTTCCTCTCATTTACAAGAGTAAATTGAGCGGCATTTTTGCCATGGCTGACAAAATCTCCAGCGGTGTTTTCAGCACTGATGACCTCGAATTCCTTTCTGTTCTTGCCAATCAAATTGCCGTTGCAATCGAAAATGCGCTGCTCTTTGAAGGCGTCAACACGGCCACCCGTCTGCTTCGCGAAACCCAGCACCAACTGTTGCAGACTGAAAAACTTGCGGCTCTTGGAGAAATGTCGGCGCGGGTCGCCCATGAGGTCAACAATCCGCTCGGAATTATCCAGAATTATGTGCTCCTCATGCGGCGCACCAACGAGCGAAATGCCCAGGCTCAAATGTACGCCGATATCATCAGCGGCGAAATTGACCGGATAGCCCGGATCGTGCGTCAGCTTCTGCAAATGCACCGCCCTGAGGCAACTCAGTTTATGACATTAAACTTAACCGCCGAAGTCGACACTATTTTGAATTTGATGGAGCGTCCGCTCGCTATGGGACTTATCGAAACCATTCGCGCGTATAACGCTCAACCGGTTTATATAAAAGGTGATTCTGAACAGTTAAAACAGGTGTTCTTAAATTTGATTATTAATGCGCGCGATGCAATGCCCGATTCCGGCAAACTGACCGTCGGCATCGAAAGCGGCGAAGACAATATCACGCTGTCGTTTCAGGACACCGGAACAGGTATACCGCCTGAACTGGTCCCGCGAATATTTGAACCATTCTTTACCACCAAAGAGGCAAGCAAAGGGACGGGCTTGGGATTGTCTGTCTGCTATGGAATAATAAAAAACCACAACGGGTCGATAACATTCAGTAATATGAATTTCGGTGGACGCATCGATATTGTTCTTCCGCGAGTAAAGGAATAA
- a CDS encoding cyanophycin synthetase: protein MYPGADCACFCKPPSRPTCKKKVSFFELVTALAFDQFARQKVDIAIIEVGLGGRLDATNVLHPLLTITTDISFDHTDILGSTLAQIASEKAGIIKAEVPHLSGLVPAEASVILKKKAKLVGTKYQTISSRDFKADKTKLLLDYRSDNMKISHLAPSLKGTHQLINAALVIKAASILNTNRFPLSKRAIIHGIKSTDWPGRFQIVEKKGQPTLILDVCHNVGGSRAFADTFRRMFPHRKADIIAGFVKKKEHQKMIDELAPVAARFTLVPMKTHRSVELAEFIKEMDWHGVEIIPSGSLRSALATAKKRQLSPQQTMPIAIIGSHYLVGEFLEGFIRS, encoded by the coding sequence ATATATCCCGGCGCAGACTGTGCTTGCTTTTGTAAACCGCCATCGCGCCCAACTTGTAAAAAAAAAGTCTCCTTCTTTGAATTAGTCACCGCGCTGGCTTTCGATCAATTCGCCAGACAGAAAGTCGATATTGCAATCATCGAAGTCGGACTTGGCGGGCGTCTCGATGCCACAAATGTGCTCCATCCCTTGCTGACCATTACAACCGACATCAGTTTTGACCACACCGACATCCTCGGCTCGACTTTGGCCCAGATTGCTTCGGAGAAAGCTGGCATTATTAAAGCCGAGGTGCCGCATTTGAGTGGGCTGGTTCCTGCTGAAGCCTCTGTAATTCTGAAGAAGAAAGCAAAACTGGTGGGTACAAAGTATCAGACAATTTCTTCGCGAGATTTCAAAGCCGACAAAACCAAGCTTTTACTCGATTACAGGTCAGATAACATGAAGATATCACATTTGGCTCCGTCACTGAAAGGGACGCATCAGCTTATCAACGCCGCTCTTGTAATCAAAGCCGCCTCGATACTTAATACGAATAGATTCCCTCTATCAAAACGAGCCATAATCCACGGGATCAAATCAACCGACTGGCCCGGGCGTTTTCAGATTGTGGAGAAGAAGGGCCAGCCTACCTTAATTTTGGATGTCTGTCATAACGTGGGCGGCTCGCGTGCTTTTGCCGATACATTCAGGAGAATGTTTCCGCATCGCAAAGCAGATATTATCGCCGGGTTTGTGAAGAAAAAAGAACATCAGAAAATGATCGACGAACTCGCCCCCGTTGCCGCACGGTTCACCCTTGTCCCGATGAAAACCCACCGAAGTGTCGAGCTGGCGGAGTTTATAAAAGAAATGGACTGGCATGGGGTCGAAATCATCCCTTCAGGATCACTCCGAAGCGCATTGGCGACGGCCAAAAAACGACAACTGTCTCCACAACAGACGATGCCCATCGCAATTATAGGATCGCATTATCTTGTAGGAGAATTCCTGGAGGGTTTCATACGGTCATGA
- the accD gene encoding acetyl-CoA carboxylase, carboxyltransferase subunit beta has translation MEWFRKTKSGLPDQEKMNIPEGLWSKCLSCGEIVYSKKMEQLLWVCPSCNYHFRIPSQKYISILLDDGHLDEFDTNLHSGDPLKFKDSKRYPDRLKEANEKAGGTEGLITGLAGMGGMPISFAIMDFAFIGGSMGSVVGEKVARTIERAIKHNVPLIIVSCSGGARMQEGILSLMQMAKTSGLLSILAKQHLPYISVLTNPTTAGVMASFASLGDVTIAEPKALLGFAGARVIQQTIGQDLPEGFQSSEFFMEKGFLDKIVERKELRDTIIRLLNYMRKPL, from the coding sequence ATGGAATGGTTCCGCAAAACAAAATCTGGTCTGCCGGATCAGGAAAAGATGAATATTCCGGAAGGGCTCTGGAGTAAATGTCTTTCATGCGGCGAAATTGTATACAGCAAAAAAATGGAGCAGCTTCTGTGGGTTTGTCCAAGCTGCAATTATCATTTCCGCATTCCAAGCCAGAAATATATTTCGATTCTGCTTGATGACGGTCATCTCGATGAATTTGATACCAATTTACATTCGGGTGATCCGCTCAAATTCAAAGATTCAAAACGATATCCTGACCGTCTCAAAGAAGCCAATGAAAAAGCAGGAGGAACCGAGGGTCTGATAACCGGCTTGGCCGGCATGGGTGGTATGCCAATTTCATTCGCCATTATGGATTTTGCCTTCATCGGCGGCTCGATGGGTTCTGTTGTAGGTGAGAAAGTAGCGCGCACTATCGAACGCGCTATCAAACACAATGTCCCGCTCATTATTGTCTCCTGTTCAGGCGGAGCGCGAATGCAGGAAGGAATTCTCTCGCTCATGCAAATGGCCAAGACCTCCGGCCTGCTCTCTATTCTCGCCAAACAGCATCTGCCGTATATCTCAGTGCTGACCAACCCGACCACTGCCGGTGTCATGGCCTCATTTGCGTCGCTGGGAGATGTCACTATCGCCGAGCCGAAAGCATTGCTTGGCTTTGCCGGTGCCCGGGTTATTCAGCAGACAATAGGGCAAGATTTACCCGAGGGCTTTCAGTCGTCGGAATTCTTCATGGAAAAGGGTTTTCTGGATAAAATCGTCGAACGCAAAGAACTTCGAGATACGATTATCCGCCTCCTCAACTACATGAGGAAACCCTTATGA
- the rimI gene encoding ribosomal protein S18-alanine N-acetyltransferase, whose product MNSASKDNEHAVSIRGMVEADISTVAKLEREIFSDAWPEQSFHEISEDSDWGGLVAEADGSIVAYACYLIVLDELHLANIAVSAAFRRKSVAKHLLEHILSMAREHKCETIILEVRPSNTDAQLFYEKYGFSLLYRRPKYYHNPIEDALVMTRTLEYPGRER is encoded by the coding sequence ATGAACAGCGCCAGCAAAGACAATGAACACGCTGTCTCAATTCGCGGCATGGTTGAAGCCGATATCTCAACCGTTGCAAAATTGGAACGTGAAATATTCTCCGATGCCTGGCCCGAACAATCATTTCATGAAATATCCGAAGATTCCGACTGGGGGGGGCTGGTGGCCGAAGCCGATGGCTCAATTGTCGCCTATGCCTGCTATCTTATTGTGCTGGATGAGTTACATCTCGCCAATATCGCCGTAAGCGCCGCCTTCCGTCGGAAATCAGTTGCAAAACATCTGCTGGAGCATATCTTATCTATGGCCCGTGAGCATAAATGCGAGACTATAATTTTGGAAGTTCGTCCTTCGAATACAGATGCCCAGCTCTTCTATGAAAAGTATGGATTTTCGCTCCTCTACCGCCGTCCAAAATATTACCACAACCCTATTGAGGATGCATTGGTGATGACTCGAACACTTGAATATCCCGGCAGAGAGCGCTGA